A single region of the Kocuria rosea genome encodes:
- a CDS encoding alpha-E domain-containing protein, translating to MLSRIAESLFWIGRYVERADGVARILDVHLERITQLPVGEQEAEVRRIMAVMGVEPGDGDYSVRSMIHELAWNKDCLTSISGSLHAARENARRARETVSSAMWESLNSTYYGLGQHRRDVVGTFRVCHWTIERMATVRGQTQMTMSHDESWMFLSLGAAIERADMTSRLLWTRSTSTSGMSWVSILHCAGGYEAFLRTRYGTFSDESATEFLLLDRLFPRSILHALTTAEEILVGLEPGLQRVGFKDDARRIIGEARTALEFHHAEDLIAVLPEHLNNVQAACARASEAVSTKYFSHAVEASWFGGML from the coding sequence ATGCTGAGCCGCATTGCCGAGTCCCTGTTCTGGATCGGCCGCTACGTCGAGCGGGCCGACGGGGTGGCCCGGATCCTCGACGTCCACCTGGAGCGGATCACCCAGCTGCCCGTGGGCGAGCAGGAGGCCGAGGTGCGCCGGATCATGGCGGTGATGGGCGTGGAGCCCGGGGACGGCGACTACAGCGTCCGGTCGATGATCCACGAGCTCGCGTGGAACAAGGACTGCCTGACCTCCATCTCGGGCTCCCTGCACGCCGCCCGCGAGAACGCCCGCCGCGCCCGGGAGACCGTGTCCTCGGCCATGTGGGAGTCGCTCAACTCCACGTACTACGGCCTGGGCCAGCACCGCCGCGACGTCGTCGGCACCTTCCGCGTCTGCCACTGGACCATCGAGCGGATGGCCACCGTGCGCGGGCAGACCCAGATGACCATGTCCCACGACGAGTCCTGGATGTTCCTGTCCCTGGGCGCGGCGATCGAGCGGGCGGACATGACGTCCCGGCTGCTGTGGACCCGGTCCACGTCCACCTCCGGCATGTCGTGGGTGTCGATCCTGCACTGCGCCGGCGGGTACGAGGCCTTCCTGCGCACCCGCTACGGCACGTTCAGCGACGAGTCCGCGACCGAGTTCCTGCTCCTGGACCGGCTCTTCCCCCGCTCGATCCTGCACGCGCTGACCACGGCGGAGGAGATCCTCGTGGGCCTGGAGCCGGGTCTGCAGCGGGTCGGGTTCAAGGACGACGCCCGGCGGATCATCGGCGAGGCGCGCACGGCGCTGGAGTTCCACCACGCGGAGGACCTCATCGCGGTGCTGCCCGAGCACCTGAACAACGTCCAGGCCGCGTGCGCGAGGGCGTCGGAGGCCGTGAGCACCAAGTACTTCTCGCACGCCGTCGAGGCGTCCTGGTTCGGAGGCATGCTGTGA
- a CDS encoding circularly permuted type 2 ATP-grasp protein produces the protein MSDLFENYAADMAVAAAYDEMYTPDRQVRPGYDRIGGVLDDLSLSDVNTRADSMARSFLDRGVTFDFAGEERPFPLDIVPRVITAGEWDVIERGVKQRVRALECFLDDVYGEQRVVADGIVPKALITSSAHFHRSVWGFRPPGGVRIHVAGIDVVRDQQGVFRVLEDNVRVPSGVSYVIENRRAMTKGLPEAFMSQPIRAVEAYPRHLYKALRATAPEAAEDPVVVVLTPGVFNSAYFEHTLLAGLMGVELVEGRDLVVRGDKVYMRTTDGEQRVDVIYKRIDDEFVDPLHFRSDSALGCSGLVNAARAGNVTIANAIGNGVADDKLTYSYVPDLIRYYLDEEPVLPNVDTYRLEEDEARAWVLAHLDELVVKPVDGSGGKGLVIGPQATAAELEELRAKVLADPRGWIAQPVLQLSTVPTFADGEFSPRHVDLRPFAVNSGEEVYVLPGGLTRVAMQKGSLIVNSSQGGGSKDTWVLGQPQTQDLDPGQAPPPDVDSSVHTWPVSASWQDEGDNGQQQQQQQQAVTTTAGTTATTRTGEGPTC, from the coding sequence ATGTCCGACCTGTTCGAGAACTACGCCGCCGACATGGCCGTGGCGGCGGCCTACGACGAGATGTACACGCCGGACCGGCAGGTCCGCCCCGGCTACGACCGCATCGGCGGTGTCCTCGACGACCTCTCGCTCAGCGACGTCAACACCCGCGCCGACTCCATGGCCCGCTCCTTCCTCGACCGGGGCGTGACCTTCGACTTCGCGGGTGAGGAGCGGCCCTTCCCGCTCGACATCGTGCCCCGGGTGATCACCGCCGGGGAGTGGGACGTCATCGAGCGCGGCGTGAAGCAGCGGGTCCGGGCACTGGAGTGCTTCCTCGACGACGTCTACGGGGAGCAGCGGGTCGTGGCCGACGGGATCGTGCCGAAGGCGCTGATCACCTCCTCCGCCCACTTCCACCGGAGCGTGTGGGGCTTCCGGCCCCCGGGCGGCGTCCGGATCCACGTGGCGGGCATCGACGTGGTCCGGGACCAGCAGGGCGTGTTCCGGGTCCTGGAGGACAACGTGCGCGTGCCCTCCGGGGTCTCCTACGTCATCGAGAACCGGCGGGCCATGACCAAGGGCCTCCCGGAGGCCTTCATGTCGCAGCCGATCCGCGCCGTGGAGGCCTATCCCCGGCACCTCTACAAGGCGCTGCGCGCCACGGCCCCGGAGGCCGCCGAGGACCCCGTGGTGGTGGTCCTCACCCCGGGCGTGTTCAACTCCGCCTACTTCGAGCACACCCTGCTGGCCGGGCTCATGGGGGTGGAGCTCGTGGAGGGCCGCGACCTCGTGGTCCGCGGCGACAAGGTCTACATGCGGACCACCGACGGCGAGCAGCGCGTGGACGTGATCTACAAGCGGATCGACGACGAGTTCGTCGACCCCCTGCACTTCCGCTCCGACTCCGCGCTCGGCTGCTCCGGACTCGTCAACGCGGCCCGCGCCGGGAACGTGACCATCGCCAACGCGATCGGCAACGGTGTGGCCGACGACAAGCTCACCTACTCCTACGTCCCCGACCTCATCCGGTACTACCTCGACGAGGAGCCGGTGCTGCCCAACGTGGACACCTACCGGCTGGAGGAGGACGAAGCCCGCGCCTGGGTGCTCGCGCACCTGGACGAGCTGGTCGTCAAGCCCGTGGACGGGTCCGGCGGCAAGGGCCTGGTCATCGGCCCCCAGGCCACCGCGGCGGAGCTCGAGGAGCTGCGGGCGAAGGTGCTGGCGGACCCGCGCGGGTGGATCGCCCAGCCGGTGCTGCAGCTGTCCACCGTGCCCACGTTCGCGGACGGGGAGTTCAGCCCCCGGCACGTGGACCTGCGGCCCTTCGCGGTCAACAGCGGCGAGGAGGTCTACGTGCTGCCCGGCGGGCTGACCCGGGTGGCCATGCAGAAGGGCTCACTGATCGTCAACTCCTCGCAGGGCGGCGGCTCGAAGGACACCTGGGTGCTCGGCCAGCCGCAGACCCAGGACCTCGACCCCGGCCAGGCCCCGCCCCCGGACGTCGACTCCTCGGTGCACACGTGGCCGGTCTCCGCGTCCTGGCAGGACGAGGGCGACAACGGCCAGCAGCAGCAGCAACAGCAACAGGCCGTGACCACCACCGCGGGCACCACCGCGACGACCCGCACCGGAGAGGGGCCCACATGCTGA
- a CDS encoding glycosyltransferase family 2 protein: MDAPDPQCRVTVVVATRNRREELVAHLGRHEGPVVVVDNASTDGSAEAVRAAHPHVQVLELPRNVGAVARTVGVRLARTPYVAFADDDSWWAPGALARAAAVFDAHPRLGLIAGSIAVGPEERPDPLNAVLAASPLGIPTGAPGPALLGFVACGAIVRRSAFLAAGGFDDVVRFPGEEERLALDLFDAGWRLSYVPEIRAHHHPSPHRGSDERRQVALVRSHLLTVLLRRPWRVVAHELRKALRGGRTGRRGLLRALPRTPAALRARHRVSPTTEAALALLHGPAPADPAAPEESP, encoded by the coding sequence ATGGACGCCCCGGACCCCCAGTGCCGCGTCACGGTGGTCGTGGCCACCCGCAACCGCCGGGAGGAGCTCGTGGCGCACCTGGGCCGGCACGAGGGGCCCGTCGTCGTCGTGGACAACGCCTCCACGGACGGCTCCGCCGAGGCGGTGCGCGCCGCCCACCCCCACGTGCAGGTGCTGGAGCTGCCCCGCAACGTCGGGGCCGTGGCCCGGACCGTCGGCGTCCGGCTCGCCCGCACCCCCTACGTGGCCTTCGCCGACGACGACTCGTGGTGGGCCCCCGGGGCGCTCGCCCGCGCCGCGGCCGTCTTCGACGCCCACCCCCGGCTCGGCCTGATCGCCGGGTCCATCGCCGTGGGCCCCGAGGAGCGCCCGGACCCGCTCAACGCCGTGCTCGCCGCGTCCCCGCTGGGCATCCCCACCGGGGCCCCCGGCCCGGCGCTGCTCGGCTTCGTCGCGTGCGGGGCGATCGTGCGCCGCTCGGCGTTCCTCGCGGCCGGCGGCTTCGACGACGTCGTGCGCTTCCCCGGCGAGGAGGAGCGCCTCGCCCTCGACCTCTTCGACGCCGGCTGGCGGCTGTCCTACGTGCCGGAGATCCGCGCCCACCACCACCCCTCGCCGCACCGGGGCTCGGACGAGCGCCGGCAGGTCGCGCTCGTCCGCAGCCACCTGCTCACCGTGCTCCTGCGCCGGCCCTGGCGGGTCGTGGCGCACGAGCTGCGGAAGGCGCTGCGCGGCGGCCGCACGGGGCGCCGCGGTCTGCTCCGCGCCCTCCCCCGCACCCCGGCCGCGCTGCGCGCCCGGCACCGGGTGTCCCCGACCACGGAGGCCGCACTCGCGCTGCTGCACGGCCCCGCCCCCGCCGATCCCGCCGCACCGGAGGAGAGCCCGTGA
- a CDS encoding glycosyltransferase family 2 protein, translated as MTETTPAPPPATGPDARVAVVMITYNRREEALLALARLRELPERPHVVVVDNGSGDGTADAIRERHPWAELVASPVNLGAVGRNVALERVDAPFVAFCDDDTWWEPGSLRRAADALEAHPRLGVVTGRILVEPGSREDAINAELLHSPVEGPAWMPGPALGSFLAGASVVRRTAFREVGGFSERLWLGGEEELLAADLATAGWELVHLPDVVVHHQASTVRDPHLRRRHGLRNTLWFIWLRRPLRAALRRTRDVVGAAPRDRVTALALLDALRGAPWVLRERRPLPERVERRFRALEESQRASAARRYVS; from the coding sequence GTGACCGAGACCACCCCCGCACCCCCGCCCGCGACCGGCCCCGACGCGCGCGTGGCGGTCGTGATGATCACCTACAACCGCCGGGAGGAGGCCCTGCTGGCCCTGGCCCGGCTGCGGGAGCTCCCGGAACGGCCGCACGTGGTGGTCGTCGACAACGGCTCGGGGGACGGCACCGCGGACGCGATCCGCGAGCGGCACCCCTGGGCGGAGCTCGTCGCGAGCCCCGTCAACCTCGGGGCCGTGGGCCGCAACGTCGCACTGGAGCGCGTGGACGCACCGTTCGTGGCCTTCTGCGACGACGACACCTGGTGGGAGCCCGGGTCCCTGCGCCGGGCGGCCGACGCGCTGGAGGCTCACCCGCGGCTGGGCGTGGTCACGGGCAGGATCCTCGTGGAGCCCGGGTCCCGGGAGGACGCGATCAACGCGGAGCTGCTGCACTCGCCCGTCGAGGGTCCCGCGTGGATGCCCGGCCCCGCCCTCGGCAGCTTCCTGGCGGGGGCCTCCGTGGTCCGCCGGACCGCGTTCCGCGAGGTGGGCGGGTTCAGCGAGCGGCTGTGGCTCGGCGGTGAGGAGGAGCTGCTGGCGGCGGACCTCGCGACCGCGGGGTGGGAGCTCGTGCACCTGCCCGATGTGGTGGTCCACCACCAGGCCTCCACGGTCCGGGACCCGCACCTGCGGCGCCGGCACGGACTGCGCAACACCCTGTGGTTCATCTGGCTGCGCCGCCCGCTGCGCGCGGCCCTGCGCCGGACCCGGGACGTGGTCGGCGCCGCCCCGCGGGACCGGGTCACGGCGCTGGCCCTGCTCGACGCCCTGCGCGGTGCGCCGTGGGTGCTGCGCGAGCGGCGGCCCCTGCCCGAGCGCGTCGAGCGGCGGTTCCGGGCGCTGGAGGAGTCGCAGCGCGCCAGCGCCGCGCGCCGCTACGTCAGCTGA
- a CDS encoding NAD-dependent epimerase/dehydratase family protein, which produces MNPTTNATTAASATRPIRRAVVTGGTGFLGSHLCTELRRREVEVVCLDNFLTGSAANIGHLVGDPGFRLVQCDVTDYVHVPGDVDLVLHFASPASPIDYLKLPIHTLKVGSIGTHHALGLAKDKGARFVLASTSEVYGDPQVHPQAESYWGHVNPVGPRGVYDEAKRFAEALTVAYRAEHGVDTAIVRIFNTFGPRMRPFDGRAIPTFIRQALAGEPLTVAGDGTQTRSVCYVSDLVRGILALADSGHSGPMNIGNPHELSVLQIAHDVIAATGTSSGVEFVERPVDDPMVRRPDTTLATEVLGWAPEVPWPVGLERTVEWFREGAGLPETAVRAR; this is translated from the coding sequence GTGAATCCCACAACGAACGCGACCACCGCCGCGAGCGCGACCCGTCCGATCCGCCGGGCCGTGGTGACCGGGGGGACCGGCTTCCTGGGCAGCCACCTGTGCACCGAGCTGCGCCGCCGGGAGGTCGAGGTGGTGTGCCTCGACAACTTCCTCACCGGCTCCGCGGCCAACATCGGCCACCTCGTGGGCGACCCCGGCTTCCGGCTCGTCCAGTGCGACGTCACCGACTACGTGCACGTGCCCGGGGACGTGGACCTCGTCCTGCACTTCGCGTCCCCGGCGTCCCCGATCGACTACCTGAAGCTGCCCATCCACACGCTCAAGGTCGGCTCGATCGGCACCCACCACGCCCTGGGCCTGGCCAAGGACAAGGGCGCCCGGTTCGTGCTGGCCTCCACCTCCGAGGTGTACGGCGATCCGCAGGTGCACCCGCAGGCCGAGAGCTACTGGGGTCATGTCAACCCGGTGGGCCCGCGGGGGGTCTACGACGAGGCCAAGCGCTTCGCGGAGGCCCTGACGGTCGCCTATCGCGCCGAGCACGGGGTGGACACGGCCATCGTGCGGATCTTCAACACCTTCGGGCCCCGGATGCGGCCCTTCGACGGCCGGGCGATCCCCACGTTCATCCGCCAGGCCCTGGCCGGTGAGCCCCTCACCGTGGCCGGGGACGGCACCCAGACGCGCTCCGTCTGCTACGTCTCCGACCTCGTCCGCGGCATCCTCGCCCTGGCCGACAGCGGGCACAGCGGGCCCATGAACATCGGCAACCCGCACGAGCTGTCCGTGCTGCAGATCGCCCACGACGTCATCGCCGCGACCGGCACGTCCTCGGGGGTCGAGTTCGTCGAGCGTCCCGTCGACGACCCCATGGTGCGCCGCCCGGACACCACGCTCGCGACCGAGGTCCTGGGCTGGGCCCCGGAGGTCCCGTGGCCGGTGGGGCTGGAGCGCACCGTCGAGTGGTTCCGGGAGGGCGCCGGCCTCCCGGAGACCGCCGTGCGGGCGCGCTGA
- a CDS encoding glycosyltransferase family 9 protein: MRAEPRGPRTVDPGEVGPGDVLVLRALGLGDGLTGVAPLRGVRRMLPRHRLVLAAPEGIGTWLAELGVVDAVLPTSGLGPLPPLSGGHVAVNLHGRGPRSHELLLATGPERLVAFAAAGHAGPAWRADEHEVHRWCRLVRTAGGPCGPEDLLLREHAPAPDGAPVVIHPGAASGARRWPAARWRTVAEALAADGHRIVVTGSAAEAELAATVTGGLSSAENRCGRLSLPELAATVGGAAAVLSGDTGVAHVATALAVRSVVLFGPTPPARWGPAVDPGLHTVLWHGDPAAATWGDPHADALDARLAAVTADEVLAAARAQLAQGAGVPARP; encoded by the coding sequence GTGAGGGCTGAGCCCCGCGGCCCCCGCACTGTGGACCCGGGCGAGGTCGGACCGGGCGACGTGCTGGTGCTGCGCGCCCTCGGCCTGGGCGACGGCCTGACCGGCGTGGCGCCCCTGCGCGGGGTCCGGCGCATGCTGCCCCGGCACCGGCTGGTGCTGGCCGCGCCCGAGGGCATCGGCACCTGGCTGGCCGAGCTGGGCGTGGTGGACGCGGTCCTGCCCACGTCCGGGCTCGGCCCGCTCCCGCCGCTGTCCGGCGGGCACGTGGCGGTCAACCTGCACGGGCGCGGTCCGCGCAGCCACGAGTTGCTGCTCGCCACCGGCCCGGAGCGGCTCGTCGCCTTCGCCGCCGCCGGGCACGCCGGCCCCGCGTGGCGGGCCGACGAGCACGAGGTGCACCGGTGGTGCCGGCTGGTGCGCACGGCGGGGGGACCCTGCGGCCCCGAGGACCTGCTGCTGCGCGAGCACGCTCCGGCGCCCGACGGTGCCCCCGTGGTGATCCATCCGGGGGCCGCCTCCGGCGCCCGCCGCTGGCCCGCGGCCCGCTGGCGGACCGTGGCGGAGGCCCTGGCCGCGGACGGCCACCGGATCGTGGTCACCGGCTCCGCCGCCGAGGCGGAGCTGGCCGCGACCGTCACCGGCGGGCTTTCCTCGGCGGAGAACCGGTGCGGCCGGCTCTCCCTGCCGGAGCTGGCCGCCACGGTGGGGGGCGCCGCCGCGGTGCTCAGCGGCGACACGGGCGTCGCCCACGTGGCCACCGCTCTGGCCGTGCGCTCCGTGGTCCTCTTCGGCCCGACGCCGCCGGCCCGGTGGGGCCCCGCGGTGGACCCCGGGCTGCACACCGTGCTGTGGCACGGTGACCCGGCGGCCGCGACGTGGGGCGATCCGCACGCGGACGCCCTGGACGCCCGCCTCGCCGCCGTGACGGCCGACGAGGTCCTCGCCGCCGCCCGCGCCCAGCTCGCCCAGGGCGCCGGGGTCCCGGCCCGGCCCTGA
- a CDS encoding PfkB family carbohydrate kinase — MSPVRIVVVGDALLDRDVDGTSTRLSPDAPVPVVDVGDVFASPGGAGLAALLCALPPAVGPVPVEVTVTLLAPVAADAAGHELAAALGEVALERLGHEGGTRTKTRIRSAGQTLVRVDEGGPGTPVGVSASHVSAVLAGADAVLVSDYGGGVTRDPAVRAALAEHARTGTVVWDPHPRGGEPVPGCALVTPNAAEAAAALGAPASTGARELAGPLRERWSARAVAVTAGAEGAHLATATGTELVPAAPVRNTDPCGAGDRFASTAALALGAGTDVTTAVESAVEAAGQWVAAGGAATFRTRRAQGDQGRARLHPGAERLPREVQDLLVDVRAAGGTVVATGGCFDVLHAGHIASLDAARRLGDALVVLLNSDDSVRRLKGPGRPVVGQEDRARVLAALRSVDAVVVFDEDDPRAALSVLRPDVWVKGGDYTPEQLPEAVDVRGWGGEVTVLPYLSGRSTTAILQRAGREG; from the coding sequence ATGAGCCCCGTCCGCATCGTCGTGGTCGGCGATGCCCTCCTGGACCGGGACGTCGACGGCACGTCCACGCGCCTGAGCCCGGACGCCCCGGTGCCCGTGGTCGACGTCGGTGACGTCTTCGCGAGCCCCGGCGGCGCCGGCCTGGCGGCGCTGCTGTGCGCCCTGCCGCCCGCTGTGGGCCCCGTCCCGGTGGAGGTCACGGTGACCCTGCTGGCACCCGTGGCCGCCGACGCCGCCGGCCACGAGCTCGCCGCCGCCCTCGGGGAGGTGGCCCTCGAGCGCCTCGGCCACGAGGGCGGGACCCGCACCAAGACCCGCATCCGCAGCGCCGGCCAGACGCTGGTGCGCGTGGACGAGGGCGGGCCCGGCACCCCGGTGGGCGTCTCGGCCTCGCACGTCTCCGCGGTCCTCGCGGGCGCGGACGCCGTCCTTGTGTCCGACTACGGGGGAGGCGTCACCCGCGACCCCGCCGTGCGCGCCGCCCTCGCGGAGCACGCCCGGACGGGCACGGTCGTCTGGGACCCCCACCCGCGCGGCGGGGAGCCGGTCCCCGGCTGCGCCCTGGTCACCCCCAACGCGGCCGAGGCCGCCGCCGCCCTGGGTGCCCCCGCGTCGACCGGCGCCCGCGAGCTCGCGGGCCCCCTGCGCGAGCGGTGGTCGGCCCGTGCCGTGGCGGTGACGGCCGGGGCCGAGGGCGCCCACCTCGCGACCGCCACGGGCACCGAGCTGGTGCCGGCCGCTCCCGTGCGCAACACCGATCCGTGCGGGGCAGGGGACCGCTTCGCCTCGACCGCGGCCCTGGCCCTCGGCGCGGGCACGGACGTGACCACGGCCGTGGAGTCCGCCGTCGAGGCGGCCGGGCAGTGGGTCGCCGCCGGCGGCGCCGCCACCTTCCGCACCCGCCGCGCCCAGGGCGACCAGGGCCGCGCGCGCCTGCACCCCGGTGCCGAGCGGCTGCCCCGGGAGGTCCAGGACCTGCTGGTGGACGTGCGCGCAGCGGGCGGCACGGTCGTGGCCACGGGCGGCTGCTTCGACGTCCTGCACGCCGGACACATCGCCTCCCTCGACGCCGCGCGCCGGCTCGGCGACGCGCTGGTGGTGCTGCTGAACTCCGACGACTCCGTGCGCCGGCTCAAGGGCCCGGGCCGGCCGGTGGTCGGCCAGGAGGACCGCGCCCGCGTGCTGGCCGCCCTGCGCAGCGTCGACGCGGTCGTCGTCTTCGACGAGGACGACCCCCGCGCGGCCCTGTCCGTCCTGCGCCCCGACGTGTGGGTGAAGGGCGGCGACTACACTCCCGAGCAGCTTCCCGAGGCCGTGGACGTGCGCGGCTGGGGCGGGGAGGTCACCGTCCTGCCCTACCTCTCCGGGCGCTCCACCACGGCGATCCTCCAGCGGGCCGGCCGTGAGGGCTGA
- a CDS encoding D-sedoheptulose-7-phosphate isomerase has product MLTHGGRVLAVGNGGSAAEAQHFTAELVGRFVDDRRPLSAVCLSAETSSLTAIVNDYGAEEVFARQVQAHGRAGDVLVVLSTSGRSPNVLAAADRAREHGLHVWALTGPGPNPLTERADESLTVDASSTSVIQEVHLMLLHAVCAAVDARLVPPPDAGPAVRGASGARADGAAVRAGVA; this is encoded by the coding sequence ATGCTCACGCACGGCGGACGCGTGCTCGCCGTGGGCAACGGCGGCAGCGCCGCGGAGGCCCAGCACTTCACCGCCGAGCTCGTCGGCCGCTTCGTCGACGACCGGCGGCCGCTGTCCGCCGTGTGCCTGTCCGCGGAGACCTCGAGCCTGACCGCCATCGTCAACGACTACGGCGCGGAGGAGGTGTTCGCCCGCCAGGTCCAGGCGCACGGGCGGGCGGGCGACGTGCTCGTGGTGCTGTCCACCAGCGGCCGCAGCCCCAACGTCCTGGCGGCGGCCGACCGGGCGCGGGAGCACGGCCTGCACGTCTGGGCGCTCACCGGCCCCGGCCCCAATCCGCTGACCGAGCGGGCGGACGAGTCCCTGACCGTCGACGCGTCCAGCACCTCGGTGATCCAGGAGGTCCACCTCATGCTGCTCCACGCCGTGTGCGCCGCGGTCGACGCGCGCCTCGTCCCGCCTCCTGACGCCGGCCCGGCCGTGCGAGGGGCCTCCGGCGCCCGGGCCGACGGGGCGGCCGTCCGGGCGGGGGTCGCATGA